Genomic DNA from Shouchella patagoniensis:
ATAAGGTGGGAATAAAGTCTGGTCATCTTCTAATACAACCATTTCGTATTCAACGAGTTGTGGGTCTGTTGAAAACACATCACTCAGCTCAATACTTCCGTTACTAATTGCTTGGTAGCGAGTACTTACATCAATCGAAGTCACATTAGCAAAGTCAAACCCATAAACGTCTTCGAATCCTGCATACCCATCTTCGCGATCCATAAATTCAAAAGTGAAACCTACTTTTAAGTCATTTGAGTGAGGAGCGAGATCTGAAATGCTCTCAATAGCTAATTCCTCTGCACGATCTTTAGGTATGGCTAAAGCGTAGGTATTTTGGAATCCCATTGGTTCTAAGAAATAATCTCCCGTAGCTTCCATTATGCCGTCTCGTGCTTGTTCATAAGATTCACGTTCATCATAACTGAATTCTTCTTGATTAAGCAAATCAGCGAGTACCGTACCACTAAATTCAGGATAAATGTCCACGTCACCAACTTCAAGAGCATTAAAATTAACACTGGTCGTACCTAGTGGAGCAACCACTTCTACGTTTAAATCGGTTTCTTCTTCAATTAACAATTTGTACATATTTGCTAAGATTGGTGGTTCAGGCCCCATCTTTCCGCCTATAACGAGATCTGCTTGATCCTCTCTAAAAAAGGACAAAACAGGTGGGATTAAGACAATGACTAATGCAATGGCCGTGACACTAATCATTGGTTTATAAGAAGCCCGTTTTTTGCTTTTCGGTCCTCTTTCCAATAAACGAAGAATAAGGTCTAAACTAATTGCTAGCAAAGCTGCTGGTAATGCGCCAAATAGGATATACTCATTGCTCGTTCGTTGAATTCCAGTCATAATGATTTGACCAAGACCACCTCCACCAACTAAAGCTGCGAGCGTCGCCGTACCAACAATCAGAACCATGGACGTACGTATTCCCGCCATTACTGTTGGCATGGCAAGGGGTAGCTCCACTTTAATCAGGCTTCGATAAGAGCTCATGCCCATTCCTCTTGCAGCTTCAACAATTGGTGTCTCGACTTCGCGGATACCTGTATACGTATTTCGAAGAATAGGTAATAAAGCGTATGCGGTTAAAGCAATGATAGCAGGTGTTGTACCAATACCTACAAGCAAAACTAAAAATCCTAGCAAAGCCAAAGAAGGAATGGTCTGCAAGACTGCAGCAATGCCAATAATCCATTCAGAATAGCGATTGTACCTAGTCAGTAAGATACCTAGTGGGACAGCAATAGCAATGGCAATTAATAAAGAGATTAAAGATAGCTGCAAATGTTCCCAAAAGGAATTTAATAATAGATCAGATCGTTCACGAAACAGAGTAAAATAAGATTCCCAAAAATTCGTCATTCCATTGTTTTTAGCATGATCCAAACGAGGTTTTCGTGTCCTACTGAATCAGCATTTCCTCATTAAGTAGCATTAGGACGATGCATTTATAGTTTTTAGATGTATGAACGACTTACTGCTACTTGTTACTGAACAGTCAATCTTGCGAGTGCTTGATAAGAAATAACCCCAATCAACTTCCCTTTTTCTTGAACTGGAACAGCGGGCAAGTTCCGCTCTTCTAATACATCAAACGCTTCACGGATTGTACTAGTAGATGGAATTGTGATTGGACCACTAATGAGTTTTCCTTGGTAGCAAGCTTGAGACAATTCTTCGTTTGGATTCACACTAAATTGTAGTTCGGGTTGCTCCAAATCAATTTCACTATGCACATAAGCACTCTCCTGCAACGGAACCACAGCATCATCCAATTCAAATGATTTTCCTTCAGACGCTCGATTCATAAAGTCTGAAACAGAAGGTGAAGCAGGATTTTTTTGTAGTTCTTCTACGGTACCGATTTGTATGATCTCTCCGTTTTCCATCATTCCAATTCGATCACCAAGTTTTGCAGCTTCATTCATATCATGTGTAACAAAGACGATTGTTTTTTTGATTTTTTGTTGAAGCTTTTTAATATCATGTTGTAGTTGTTCTCTAACCAATGGATCTAATGCACTAAAAGGCTCGTCCATCAATAAAATGTCAGGGTCTGCAGCAAGAGCTCTCGCGACGCCCACCCGTTGCTGTTGGCCACCAGAAAGGTCTGAAGGCAATCGATCTCTATACAACTCTGGTTCCATCCCAACTAGTTCTAACAATTCATCAACTCTTGTTGAGATCTCTGTTTGCTTCCATTTTTTCATTTCAGGAACAACTGCTATGTTTTCAGACACGGTCATGTGAGGAAACAAGGCTATTTGTTGCAATACATAGCCAATACTCCATCTAAGTTCATTAATATTTGCTTCCGCTGCGTTTGTCCCTTTAATTTTGATCACCCCTGAAGAAGGCTCAATTAATCGGTTAATCATTTTTAATGTGGTTGTTTTTCCACATCCACTCGGACCAATTAATACAAAGAATTCTCCTTGTTCGATCGTAAACGAAAGCTCACTTACCGCTTTCGTACCATGAGTAAATTCTTTACTCACTTGTTGAAACGTAATCAAAGTCACCCTCACTCCTTCTTATAAAAAAGATCTCTTGAATATACCCCTTATCTTTATAAATGAACCTTCATTTTACATGAAACATGCAAGAGAATCATTCATACGCTATTTTAGTTAATTAAGTAATAGATTTTTGGTGAAATAGATGCTTATTTCTTTACAGAAAACGGATTAACCATTCCCTAACAATTAACCGGAGAAGAAAGTATCGTTAGTTTACCTATGTCATTCTTTACTATACAAAAACACACAAGGCTGCAAGCCTTGTGTGTTTTATTCTTATAGAAAGGCAGCTGCTCCAGTTTGAAAACCAGACTGTCCTATCGATTGACCGCCGTCCATTGTAATACATGTTCCATTAATATAGGAGCCTTCTTTGGAAAAAAGATAAGCTGCAAGACCCGCGATTTCTTGTCCTTTCCCAAAACGATGCAACGGGACACTTGCTAAAGCCATCTTATGTGCTTTTTCACTTTGAATGAGCTTGTCAACCCCACCAGTCTCTTCAATCGGACCAGGCGCAATTGCATTCACTCGTATACCGTATTGGCTGCCCCATTCTACAGCAAGCGTTTTTGTCATCGCAAGAACGCCGGCTTTTGCGCTAGCAGAGTGAACGACTCCTGGACCTCCAGTCCATGCATATGTAGCCACAATGTTAATAATCGTTCCTTTGGCGTCTTCGCTAATCCAGCGCTTTCCGATTACTTGTGTCATATGCCATGTACCGTTTAAAACAATGTCTACAACTGAATTCCAGCCATTTTCACTTAATTCCTCTGCTGGGCATAGAAAATTGCCAGCTGCATTGTTAATTAAGCCTGTGATCGACCCGATTGAATGATAAACTTCTTCAACCATCTTCTCAATATCATTTCTATTTCGCACGTCTAATTGAAAAGTTGACACCTGGCCTGGAAATGTCTCAATTTCATTTTTTGTTTCAGCTAACTTATCTGCATTTCTCGCACAAATAACAACATAAGCACCATCGTCAGCAAAGCGTTTCGCCATCGCTTTACCCATGCCATTGCTTCCGCCTGTAATGACAATTACTTGTTTTTCCATTCGTTTCTCCTTCCTTCTCGCAAGTGAGAACCCCTCCCTATCATTATGCAAAAAAACGAATCATTTTGAAAGGGTTTTCATTGATTTAAGTAAGGTATTTTATTAACCGACTTGCTTCTAAACGCAAAAACAACGTTCTGTGAAATCAACATTTCACAGAACGTTGTTTTTGCGTTAAACTAGATGTGAGGTGAAAAGATGTCCGTATTTGCTAAATTAAATCAACAGGTATTAAAAGATGAAACGAAACAAATGAACCATTTTTCAGCCCGTTACAAGCGGTATAACGAGATGCCTGCATTTATACAAGATTACATCAAACATATTGCCGCCCTAGGCTATAGTTCAGCCACGATACAGCGGTATTTATATGACTACGTTGATTTTTTTTCATATGTAAAGAGGCATTCTGATGAAAATGTGTTTAACTCAAAAGAAATAGACATCCTTGATTTCTCTCAATTAAATGAACAAGGAATTGAACATTATGTCTCTTATCTATCGCTTGAGGTACAAAATGAAGCAAAAACAATCAACCGTAAATTATCAGCACTTCAATCATTGTTTGCTTACTTAGTAAAAAATCATGGCTTATCTCAAAATCCCGTCTTACAAGTTACGAGACCAAAAATGAAAAAACGTGATCCTGTATATTTAACGGTTAGCGAGATTAAAGAGATTACTGATTTGATCTTATCTGATAAAGGCCTCTCCACTCGCCAAAAAAGTTATCACAAACGTCTTCATTTACGAGATTACGCGATTATGATGACTCTCGCTCGAACAGGTCTGCGGATTTCCGAATTAGCAAGCCTTCGCTATTCTCAATTTGATACATTTCGTAATGAACTAATTGTCTACGGAAAAGGAAATAAAGAACGGGTCATCCCATTACCGACTGATTTAGTTAACATAATAAATAATTATGTTAACTCACTGCCCGATCATATAAAACCTGCAGGTGCAAAACCATTATTTATTGGCTTTGATTTCAAAACTGGTATGTATACATCTTCTCTATCAGTCAGCGCACTTCAAAAAATGATTCAACGACAGTTTCTACGCGCCTCAAAAGAACTACCTTCTTTTCGAGATCGTGCTTTATCTGCTCATAAATTGCGTCATAGCTTTGCGACAGCGCTAGTTAAGAACGGAATTGATGTATTAACCATTCAACAACTTTTGGGACATAGTTCAGTCGCGACCACACAAGTATATGCCCATGTTCATCAGGATGCGAAGCGACATGCAATGAATCAATTTAATTAATTTTAAAAATTTTTTTTCCGTGCATACTATGCCAAGCCTTGGTTACACTACAACCAACTCGCTTTACGATCTGCTAACTATTACCAGTAACTAATAGCTAGCTTGACAAGCACAACAGCCCTGAACGAATGGGAACAACGTCCATTTGTTTAGGCAGTATAATGGAAAAGGAGCGTAATGGCATGTTTTCGTTTTTTATCCACGCCTTTGTGTCTATCTTTACAATCTTGAACCCAATTGCAAACATCCCGCTGTATTTAGGGTTTTCTAAGAATCAAGATGTAAAAGAAATGAAGCAAATTGCACTTAAAGCTATTATGATAGCTCTGGGTATATTGACGACTTTTCTGCTGCTCGGTCAATTTTTATTTTCGCTGTTTCACATCTCGATAACTAGTTTACGTGTAATCGGAGGCATTATTATATTCGGAATTGGTTACCACCTCATTCGCTCAAAGAATATAAAGAGCCCCTATTTGCATCCAAAGGAACAAAGAAAGAAAAGGGATGCTCCTTACATGTCAATATGGGCTCCTACTGGCCCTGCTACAGTAGAAACAGTGAAACGTTTAACATTAAGTCAACGCAATCGCTGGGTACATTTGAGCAATATCTGTATCACTTTTATTGCATTTTGTTTTGTAATTACAATTACAGCTGGTGGGTTATTTCTAGCTAAATGGTTACAAGGTCAATCAGCTAGTACAGGGCTGTTCGTTTTTACGAAACTTGCAGGCTTTTTATTAACTGTCATTGCACTTGAAATGCTTTTAACTGGTTTGACAGATATACTCCCTGTTATTGAACGAAAAACGGCATGAATTAGAGCCACTTTCCTTATAAGGAAAGTGGCTCTAATTATTTTCCCAATCTACTCCCACCATTCTTTTCTCATAATTTATTCTTTTCTAGTGTATTGTTATTACAATAGTTAATACATCATTACAAAAGAAAAGAGGAATGGCGTTGACTAAAAGGTCTGAGTCAGCAAGTCATAACGTTTATCGAACAATTTGGCGATGGCATTTTTATGCCGGGTTAATCATTGCTCCAGTTTTATTAATTCTAGCTATAACTGGTGGAATCTACTTGTTTAAAGGAAATATTGAAGCGGTTATTTACAGTGATTATTATGAAGTTGAACCCAACACTACTGAAACCGTATTCTCTCCAAGTGAGCTGATTGAGAGTGCTATAACCGCTTACGATCATGTTGATTCAGTCATTTCTTATAGCCCGAATGAAGTTGCTACTAAGTCGGTTGAAGTGGGCGTGATTTTTCAAGACGGTTCTTCTGGAACCATCTTTATGGATCCTTATTCAGGTGAGGAATTAGGTCTACTTCTCGACAACGAGCGGGTTATCGATCGTTTAATTGAGCTACATAGCGAACTCATGGCAGGTACATTCGGTGATCGACTCGTGGAACTAGCCGCATCTTGGACCATTATCTTAATGATAAGCGGTGTATATCTTTGGTGGCCTTGATCGTAACATGCACCCTAGTTTCACCGCTTATTTTCCGAAAAGCGACTCGGGGTCTTTTACTCTATCTGCTTTTCCAAATAAAGCACAAGATGAAGCGACAATGTACATTGACCAATATACTGGAGCAGTGCTGGCTGATTACCGTTACGCTGATTACGGGTTTATTGGAAAAGTGATGGCTACTGGTATTACAATTCACAAAGGGTTAGAATTCGGAATTGCCAATCAACTTTTTGACCTTCTTATTTGTATTGGTTTAATATGGATTATCATCTCTGGTTTTTTCTTGTGGCGACGTCGCAAACCGCAAGGGCATATTGGTGCCCCAAGAGCAATTTCCGTTCGCCGTATTCGCGTATTAATTATTACGCTGGCCCTATTGGTGCTTATTTTCCCGCTAGTTGCCATCTCACTAGTCCTTGTGTTCGCTATTGATTATCTACTGATCCAAAAAATTGAGCGGCTGAAGAATTATTTTCAAGCTTAGGAGGCAGGAATTTTGCGCTTTGTATTCATGGTAATGTTTTTTGTTGTTCTTTTGTCCGGCTGTGCGATTAATAGTAATAACCATGAATCCTACACGGATTTTAAACCGCTAGAAGTAAGCGTCCACCTATCAGATACTATCAATGAAGGTGGCGATCAAAAAATCTTCGCATTTGTTTCACAAGATAATCAAGACATTTCAAATGCAGAACTAGTCAGATTCGAAGTTTGATCGAATAACCATAATCAACATGAATGGATTACTGCAACTTCCGAGGGCGATGGTGTATACTCTGCAGACATTCATTTTACTGAAGAAGGCCTTTATTTCGCAAAGGCATTAACACAAGTCGGAGATTTATTTGCAATGCCTACAAAACGATTCGCAGTCGGCAAACTAACCCCAGAAGAAGCTCGTGTTTTAATAGAAGGCAGCAAACAGACCTATTCCAGCGACCACTCTCACCATTAAGAAAAACCAGCTTAAAGGCTGGTTTTTCTAATTATAGTTCATACAAACGACTATACTTTTCGGTTAAGTAGTTAAAAAGAGGTTGAGCATCAATTCCAGCACCAGTGATATCGTGTAAAATTTCTTTTGGTTTTTTTAGCTTACCAAATTGATGAACGTGTTCCGTAAGCCATTCTCTAATAACATGAAGCTGGTTTGTTCGAATCAATTCATCGAAGTTAGGTAAGTCTTTGAGAATCGCTTCTTTAAGTTGTGCTGCATATATAAGACCTAATGCATACGATGGAAAGTAGCCAAATAAACCGGCGGACCAATGAACATCTTGGAGAACTCCCTCTCCATCATGCCCTGGTTGAATTCCGAAGTATTCTTCCATCTTTTTGTTCCAAAGTGTTGGTAGATCTTTTACTTCAATCGACCCATCAAACAATCCCTTTTCAAGCTCGTATCGCAAAATAATATGCAGACAATACGTCAATTCATCTGCTTCAATTCGAATAAGTGAAGGTTTTGCTTCATTTAAAGCGAAATAAAATGTTTCTAAAGAAACGTCATCAAACTGACCACTTGAATATTGTTTTAAGACTGGGTAAGATGTTTCCCAGAATGGAAGGGCTTGGCCGACGAATTTTTCCCAAAAAAGGGACTGAGACTCATGAATACCCATTGATGTCCCTGAAGCAAGAGGTGTCCCCATTAATTTCGCATCAATATTTTGTTCATAGAGAGCATGCCCTCCCTCATGAACTGTGCCTAAAAGGGCAACACGAAAGTCACTTTCATCATATTTTGTCGTGACTCGGACATCATTGGGGTTAATTCCAATAGCAAATGGATGAACGGTTTCATTTAAGCGTCCACGCTCAAAGTCGTACCCCATTGTCTCAAGAATGGAGGAGCTTAATTCCTCCTGTGCTTTCTTAGGAAAATGAATAAATAAAGAAGTAGTATCAGGCTTTTTCTTAGAAGCTGTTACCTTTTTAACTAGTGGGATTAGCTTCTCTTTCAAATCATTAAAAACGACATCCAATGTTTCTGTATAAACACCAGGTTCGTAATCATCTAGTAAAGTATTATAAGGGTGCCCTTCATAACCAAGGTAATCAATAAACTTCCGATTGAATGTAACTAATTTTTCTAAATATGGTTGAAACAGTGAAAAATCGCCTTTTTCTTTCGCTTCTTCCCAAACTGATTCAGCTTCTGCTTGCAACATTACATATGCTTTATATTCATCTGCTGGAATCTTCGTATTACGATCATAAAATTTTTGAGTTACTTCTACTGATTTGGCAACGATTTCAGAGAGATTTGATTTTAATTGCAGCTCTTCTAATAAACGTTTCATTTCAGTTGAAGTTGACATCGCAAACACTTCACTTGAAAGAGTGCCCATGACCTCCGAGCGTTGACCAATTGATTTCTTAGGAGCGCCTGTGCGAGAGTCCCACGCCATTAATGATAGTGCTTGAGAATAATGATTCATCTTTTTTACTAACTCCATAAATTCTGTTTCGACATTTTTCATTTCACATAACCCCTTTCTTTCCTTATAGAATAGCAGTCTTCTTTACTATAAGACAACTACTATGACTGATAACACATCAATATGTTAAAATGAGCAAGTTAGGAGTGGTCTACGGTGAAATTAATGATTACTGAAAGAGCAGCAAATTTTTATAAAAAAGAAATGGATTTAAATAGTGGGGATATTCTCCGACTCTATGTTCGTGTTGGTGGAATTGGTTCTGGTGGATTCTCAATTGGAATTATGCACGAGCAAGAGTGGCGAGGGTCTTTTTCTGTGGAACAAAGCGGTATCCTATTCGCTGTGACAGAAGATGATTTTTGGTATGTAGATGGAATGACAATTGATTATGATCAAGATATGGATATGGTAGTTTATCATCAACCGAAATTCGATGACCTTCATCATCCATTGCAAACATAAGAATCGTAATCAGGAAATGATTGTAATCATTTCCTGATTTTCTTTCATACCAAATGGTACAGTACGTGTGTAAGAATGAAGGAGAAGGTAAAATGGATCAAGATCGTATTATAGAAACGTGTTTACTCGCTGGAAAAATCATGCTACAAAGTGGAGCAGAGACAACACGAGTAGAAGATACAATGGAGCGACTCATTACAAAAGCGGCCGGTCTACCTCGTTCCCAACAAAACTATACATATGTGACCGTAAATGGCATTTTTGCCAAAATGGATTCTGGCCAAACCAGTTTTGTTCGAATTGACCATCGTGATCATAATTTAGACAAAGTCTCAAAAGTTAACCAAATCTCTCGTTCTTACGCCGAAGGAAAAATGAATTGGCAAGAAGTAACTCTTGCTTTAGAAGCATTAGAAAAAGAAGAAATGTCGATTCCTCTATATTTAAAACTTTTGTGCACATCTGCATTGAGTGGGAGTATCATGCTCATTTTAGGGGGCGCATTCATTGACCTTCCAGCCGCAATGCTCGCTGGGCTAGTTTCTTATATTGTCTACTTATTATTATGGAATTTTGTTCAAGTTCCTTTTTTAAGTGAATATATCGGTACATTTGCAGGAGGCTTAGTTGGCTTTGCGCTCTCATTACTAATTGGAGAGAATTTGCATTTAATTATGATTGGCGCAGTGGTACCTCTTGTTCCTGGTATTGCCATCACAAATGCGATTCGTGACTTACTTGCAAAGCATTACATTTCAGGAAGCATCCGTGCCCTTGAAGGAATTCTAATTGCCGCCTCACTTGGCGCGGGTATAACAACTGTCTATTATCTTTTCATTATATAGGAGACATTTATGCTGTCATTTTTGCTCACTCATACTATTTTTAGTTTTATGGCTTCAGTTTCATTTGCCGTAATCTGTAATGTGCCAAAAAGATCCATTCTTACTGGAGGGTTTGTAGGAATGATTGGCTGGCTCGGCTTTATTTTACTCCAAGAAAACGAAATAGGCATTTTTAGATCAAGCCTTGTGTGCTCTTTATTGCTTGCTTTTGTAGGTTTTATAGCTGCCCGTATTCAAAAAGTGCCTTTTACAGTCTATTACATTCCTGGCATTGTACCAGTAGTTCCCGGCATTACGTTTTATGAAGCTTTTTATCAATTGCTTATAAGGGAATACCGTGAATCTGCTTTTGTTTTGCTTGATGTTGCCTATAGTGCGGTTGGGTTAGCTAGTGGCCTTATTATTGCAGATGTCATTTATCGATACACAACAAAACCCTTTATTAAACCTAAAAAAAACGAGCCGGCTTAAATTGCCGACTCGTTTTTTATTGTAAATCATCTTCAGCTTCATTTAATTGATGTGTTGCTTGATCAAGCAAAGCGGACGAATGAGCAAAAAATGCCTCATCAATATTGTTTTGGTGTGCTAAAGCGCTTTTGAACTGTAATTCTGCCTGATGTAATGCATCATTAGCTGCTTTAATCTGTTCTTCATCCATACTACGAGTCGCTTGACCCACCATATGTTGAGCTGCTTGTATTGCTAACTCAATTTGTTTTAGGTCGCTGTATCCATAGTCATCTTTTGGATAATTGTTCATTTTAATCCCCCTTTTTTATTAGAATAAACAAAAGGCGGAGGATTTATACTCTTGGTTTACATAATAATATTATGGTCTACTTATTTTGCATCTCTACAAATACCGCAAACTCATTTTCTAATTTCTGATAGACTCGTTCATAAAGATTGTGCATTTCTTCGTATCGGGCATGGTTATCCTCATTTGGTATAAACACTTTATTGATAATCTGTTTTGAAGCAGAAAATAAATAATTCTCACCTATTGCGTGTTTAGCAAGTAAAACGGCCCCTAATGCACTTGCGTGGTATGTTTCAGGTAAATGAATCTCTTTTCCAGTTATATCTGCAAGCATCTGTACCCATTCGTCAGAACGTGCAAATCCTCCTGAAGCTTGAATAATTTCTAGCTCACCTATTGATTCTTGCAACCCTTTAACGATTGAATAAACACTGTATATTACACCTTCCATAACTGCTCTAGCGAAATGAGCCCGCTTATGAATCATCGATACGCCTAAAAAGGATCCCCTTGCATCAGGATTCCAGTATGGTGCTCGCTCGCCATTTAAAAAAGGCAGAAACAATAGACCTTGTGATCCTGCAGGTATCGTCATCGCTTCTTGTATAATTTGTTCAGTGGCACTCTTACCACCATCAATGTTCTTTAATTCCTTTGCAAACTCATTTAAATACCATTGCAAAGCGAGTCCACCATTATTTGTTGCACCGCCTGCAACCCAACTATCATCAGTAAGCACATAGCAAAATGTTCGCATATGCTCGTCTGTAATTGGTTTATCTGCAATTGTTCGTACCGCACCACTCGTCCCAATTGTTACTGCAATCGTTCCTGGTTTTATCGCATTTGCTCCTACATTTGCTAAAACACCATCGCTTGCGCCTATAATAAAACGGCATTTATCAGTAAGCGATAAATCGAGTTGACGTTGAGATGTTAATGAAGGTAGTTCGTATGTAGTTGGAACAATCTCTGATAATTGGTTATTATCGATTTCAATAAACTTTAAGATTTCTTCATCCCATTTTCGATCTTTTAAATGATACAATCCAGTTCCACTGGCTAATGATTGATCCACAACATATATTCCGAATAGGCATTTACATAAGTATTCTTTTATAGATAGAAATTTAAACGCTTGTTTAAATATTTGTGGACGCTCAGTTCGAAGCCACTGAATTTTGCCAATCCAAGACATTGGGTGGATTGGTGTCCCTGTCTTCTCATAAAAGTGTTTTCCTTTTGAGGAAGATTTGAGTTCTTTTATAAATGCTGCACAACGATTATCTGCCCACGTAATTAAAGGTGTTAATGGAACGTTATTTTTATCAACGACCATTAAGGAATGCATTGCCGATGAAATCCCTATTAGACGTATATCTTCTTTGTTTATAGATGCTTGCTTGACTAATTCTCTTATTGTTTTTAAACAAGCAGCTACAATTACTTCGGGATCTTGTTCAGCAAAATCTGGCTTCTCTTTTATTAATGGGTATGTCACCTCATAATCATCGACTTGTTTGTTATCTTTAGAAAACAGAACGGCTTTTGTACTTGTCGTTCCTATATCTAGTCCAATTGAATACATAGTTGTTAAATCCCCTTCCTGACTGATCTACCTTCTATCATTACGTAAAAAAGTATATTTGTCACGGGGATATGATAAAAAGAGGAAAAAAGTGCTAAAAAGTAATTTCTCTCCGTTGTGCTCCTAGCTCAATAAACCAGTCTGAATCTCCAAGTTCAAGTGCTAATAATTGCATGCTATGATAATCCTCATCTTTTAACGTAACAGGAGCCAACGTAACGTCCTTTTGATAGATTAAAATAGGTTCCTGTGATCGTTCTGGTTCTAGGGAATAGAAATAATATGTTTGGAATGACTTATCCTTACATGAAAAAGATTTGTTCTTTTCGATCCATCCGAGTATTTTTTTTGTACCACGTTTTATAATTACCCAAGATCCATCAATCATGAAGATACACTCCTTTTGCTGTAGTGTATCTCTTTTTGGTTTTGTTTATGTTCTTTTTTATAAAAATATTACGGTAAATGAAATTATAGGCTTAAGCGAAACACTTATAAAAAATAACTAACTCAAGTGAAATATACTTGAGTTAGTTATCACTCCACTCCTCATTCTCAAGACTTCGGACCACTTCAATCGATTTTTTCCTATTGTGCTTATATAGTTGCTCTCGTTTCTAATCTGGAATTGTATTCTCCACTATTTCTGCAATCCCCCAAAGAATACCACCTATTACAAGTGAACCGTTTAATGTGATGATAAAATAAAACCACGAATATCCTGATTGATTTAGTTCCACGACGATAAAAGCACTAATAAACCCTATTAATAATTGAATAATCGCTAAACTCATCAAGGAAGTTGCCACTCCACTATAATAATGACGTTCTTTATACATTGCTTGATAGGAAGTCGATCGCTTTCCAGTTCGAATCGATTTAGAATATATAGGCAATAAAGCCATCCTCCTTATTTTCAGATTCCAAATAAGTAATATTTAAATCAGACATTCATTTTTCCTCTGAGTGTTAAGCAGAGTTGTCTTATATCAACGAATCGTTTAACACATTATTCATTTCATTTTAATGAGAGCTTAATTTGAATCAAAGTATACTGTTAAATTCTAGTGTAGTAAAGTATAAAAAAATAAAAAAATCAATAAGTAAGCACAAAGGAAGATCATTTTAACCTTGTTTAATGTAAACGTAACATTACTTCCTCGCTGTCCGATTTTTACTTGACAGAATAAGTAATATGTATCGATAGTAGAAAAATTTAAAAAAGCCGTATATAAATCGACAATAATTGACACGCTTATATCACTAAAGTAAGAGAGGTGATACATATGGCTAACCAAAAAAGCTCAAACAACTTGGTCGTACCTGGCGTACAACAAGCGATTGATCAAATGAAATACGAAATTGCTTCTGAATTTGGAGTGACTCTTGGTGGGGATACCACTTCTCGTGCAAACGGATCTGTTGGTGGAGAAATTACGAAGCGTCTTGTTCAGATGGCTGAACAGCAAATGGGCGGTAAACAATACTAGAATTACGTATAAAGT
This window encodes:
- a CDS encoding ABC transporter permease/substrate-binding protein, yielding MDHAKNNGMTNFWESYFTLFRERSDLLLNSFWEHLQLSLISLLIAIAIAVPLGILLTRYNRYSEWIIGIAAVLQTIPSLALLGFLVLLVGIGTTPAIIALTAYALLPILRNTYTGIREVETPIVEAARGMGMSSYRSLIKVELPLAMPTVMAGIRTSMVLIVGTATLAALVGGGGLGQIIMTGIQRTSNEYILFGALPAALLAISLDLILRLLERGPKSKKRASYKPMISVTAIALVIVLIPPVLSFFREDQADLVIGGKMGPEPPILANMYKLLIEEETDLNVEVVAPLGTTSVNFNALEVGDVDIYPEFSGTVLADLLNQEEFSYDERESYEQARDGIMEATGDYFLEPMGFQNTYALAIPKDRAEELAIESISDLAPHSNDLKVGFTFEFMDREDGYAGFEDVYGFDFANVTSIDVSTRYQAISNGSIELSDVFSTDPQLVEYEMVVLEDDQTLFPPYQAAPLVSGSTMDEYPELEGILNQLAGIGTVDEISELNYRVDINDENPLDVARDFLQQQGLLN
- a CDS encoding ABC transporter ATP-binding protein, which codes for MITFQQVSKEFTHGTKAVSELSFTIEQGEFFVLIGPSGCGKTTTLKMINRLIEPSSGVIKIKGTNAAEANINELRWSIGYVLQQIALFPHMTVSENIAVVPEMKKWKQTEISTRVDELLELVGMEPELYRDRLPSDLSGGQQQRVGVARALAADPDILLMDEPFSALDPLVREQLQHDIKKLQQKIKKTIVFVTHDMNEAAKLGDRIGMMENGEIIQIGTVEELQKNPASPSVSDFMNRASEGKSFELDDAVVPLQESAYVHSEIDLEQPELQFSVNPNEELSQACYQGKLISGPITIPSTSTIREAFDVLEERNLPAVPVQEKGKLIGVISYQALARLTVQ
- the fadH gene encoding 2,4-dienoyl-CoA reductase, coding for MEKQVIVITGGSNGMGKAMAKRFADDGAYVVICARNADKLAETKNEIETFPGQVSTFQLDVRNRNDIEKMVEEVYHSIGSITGLINNAAGNFLCPAEELSENGWNSVVDIVLNGTWHMTQVIGKRWISEDAKGTIINIVATYAWTGGPGVVHSASAKAGVLAMTKTLAVEWGSQYGIRVNAIAPGPIEETGGVDKLIQSEKAHKMALASVPLHRFGKGQEIAGLAAYLFSKEGSYINGTCITMDGGQSIGQSGFQTGAAAFL
- a CDS encoding tyrosine-type recombinase/integrase; translation: MSVFAKLNQQVLKDETKQMNHFSARYKRYNEMPAFIQDYIKHIAALGYSSATIQRYLYDYVDFFSYVKRHSDENVFNSKEIDILDFSQLNEQGIEHYVSYLSLEVQNEAKTINRKLSALQSLFAYLVKNHGLSQNPVLQVTRPKMKKRDPVYLTVSEIKEITDLILSDKGLSTRQKSYHKRLHLRDYAIMMTLARTGLRISELASLRYSQFDTFRNELIVYGKGNKERVIPLPTDLVNIINNYVNSLPDHIKPAGAKPLFIGFDFKTGMYTSSLSVSALQKMIQRQFLRASKELPSFRDRALSAHKLRHSFATALVKNGIDVLTIQQLLGHSSVATTQVYAHVHQDAKRHAMNQFN
- a CDS encoding MarC family protein; amino-acid sequence: MFSFFIHAFVSIFTILNPIANIPLYLGFSKNQDVKEMKQIALKAIMIALGILTTFLLLGQFLFSLFHISITSLRVIGGIIIFGIGYHLIRSKNIKSPYLHPKEQRKKRDAPYMSIWAPTGPATVETVKRLTLSQRNRWVHLSNICITFIAFCFVITITAGGLFLAKWLQGQSASTGLFVFTKLAGFLLTVIALEMLLTGLTDILPVIERKTA
- a CDS encoding PepSY-associated TM helix domain-containing protein, which translates into the protein MTKRSESASHNVYRTIWRWHFYAGLIIAPVLLILAITGGIYLFKGNIEAVIYSDYYEVEPNTTETVFSPSELIESAITAYDHVDSVISYSPNEVATKSVEVGVIFQDGSSGTIFMDPYSGEELGLLLDNERVIDRLIELHSELMAGTFGDRLVELAASWTIILMISGVYLWWP